Within Chelatococcus sp. HY11, the genomic segment CGACCCATCGCCGCTCGATATCGAGATCGAGGACATCGCGCACGGGCTCGCGCGGGTTGCCCGCTGGAACGGCCAGACCAGCGGGCCGCAGATCTATTCCGTCGCCCAGCATTCCCTTCTGGTCGAAGCCATCGCCTGCCACATGGTTTCGTCCAAGACCGCCTCTGCTGCGCATTGGCAGCTTGGCGTGCTGCTGCACGACGCCGCAGAATATGTCATCGGGGACATGATCTCGCCCTTCAAGACAGTCATGGGCGGCACCTATCGCGAGGTGGAGGCCCGACTCATGGCCGCCATCCATCTGCGCTTCGGCCTGCCGGCGACGCTCAGGTCCGACGTGCGCGATCTCACCAAACGGGCCGACCAGCAGGCGGCCTATCTGGAAGCGACACGGCTTGCCGGCTTCGACCGCGCCGAGGCCGTGAAATTCTTCGGCCGGCCGGCCGCCCTTCCGCAGTCCGCCCTGTCCTATCTCGCCCCGTGGAGCGCGGATGAGGCGAAAGCGCGCTTTCTGGCACGCTTCCAGAGCGTGAGCGCAACAACCGGCCTAACGCTTAACAGCGGCCCCGTCGCGACTTCTGATTGAAACGGAAACGCGGCTTTATAGATGCGTGCATGGCCCCTTAATCCCATGTTGCTAAACCAATCCCTTCTAGAGATCTGACCGTACACACGAATCGCCTTATGGTCGCACCTTGACCGCTTTGAATGTGACCAGTTTGGATCGACCCATGCCTGCCATCCATGTCT encodes:
- a CDS encoding HD family hydrolase; its protein translation is MLSGRRLDLLDPSPLDIEIEDIAHGLARVARWNGQTSGPQIYSVAQHSLLVEAIACHMVSSKTASAAHWQLGVLLHDAAEYVIGDMISPFKTVMGGTYREVEARLMAAIHLRFGLPATLRSDVRDLTKRADQQAAYLEATRLAGFDRAEAVKFFGRPAALPQSALSYLAPWSADEAKARFLARFQSVSATTGLTLNSGPVATSD